GGCCTTATAATTTACTTCTGGGAGAAAGTTGCATGTTCTAGTTACTGTTCGAACACTAGACACCACTCCACATTATAGATAAATATTTAGTCGTTATTGTGAACACAATTATGAGTACCtcttacaaagattacgaagacgTTATTGACATATTCACTCAACTTGACAATCTTTCGAAAGAGAGTGATGTGTCTGTCACGACTCATCCTCTGCATGAGGAGACTGAGGAACAGGGCGCCAGAATGCTGCGGTACATTGGTGAGACGTCAGCAGTGTGTCCCAAGGAGTCTGGGCAAGAATTTACACTACTGAAGCCTGTGGAAGACACTGGTGAGAAGTTAGAAGACTCATCCTCTGTCACGACTTATCCTCTGCATGAGGAGACTGAGGAACAAGGCGCCAGTATGTTGAGGTACATTGGTGAGACGTCAGCAGTGTGTCCCAAGGAGTCTGGGCAAGAATTTACACTACTGAAGCCTGTGGAAGACACTGGTGAGAAGTTAGAAGACTCATCCTCTGTCACGACTTATCCTGTGCATGAGGAGACTGAGGAACAAGGCGCCAGTATGTTGAGGAACATTGGTGAGACGTCAGCAGTGTGTCCCAAGGAGTCTGGGCAAGAATTTACACTACTGAAGCCTGTGGAAGACTCTGGTGAGAAGTCAGAAGTGAGTCCCAAGTATGGGGAAGGATCTACAGTACTGAGGAGACGAAGGGCTGTACATAGTGGTGAGAAGTCAGAAGTGAGTCCCAAGTATGGGGAAGGATCTACAGTACTGAGGAGACGAAAGGCTGTACATAGTGGTGAGAAGTCAGAAGTGAGTCCCAAGTATGGGGAAGGATCTCCACTACCGAAGAAACGGAGGGCGGTACGTAGTGGTGTGAAGCCTACGTTATGTGACCGGTATCCTGGTGAGAAGTCAGAAGTATTTCCCAAGTCTGGCCAAGAATTTCCACTACTTAAGACTGTGGAACAAGGCAGGCTGGGGCATACTGGTGAGAAGTTAGAAGCGTGTCCAGAGTCCGGGGAAAGATCTACACTACTGAAGAAGCAAATGGTGGCAGATAGGCCGTCATGTTACCAGTGTGGGAAAACCTTCAGCGACCGCAGTGGCTTAAACAAGCACATGCTCGTCCATACTGGCGTTAAATCTcacgtgtgtgaagagtgtgggaAAAAGTTCCTTCGAAATGATTATTTGCAGCAGCACCTGATGGCCCACAGTGGTGATAAACACTTCCTGTGCAAGCACTGCGGGAAAAGATTCTGCCGACTTGGCAACTTGAATGATCACATGATGGGACATAATGGTACGAGACCTcacatgtgtcatgtgtgtgatAAACTATTCAGCAGACCGGACTATCTGAAGGACCACATGGTGGTTCATATGATTTGATGACAAACCTTACATGTGCCCACACTGTGGGGATAGATACACTCAGCTTGGAAATATGAACAAACACATTCAGCTGCATACAACTGTGCTCGGAGTGTGAGAATTttaatatattgtataaataGTGAGAGCCTAATCTCAAAATTAGGCTACAATGTTCCTGTTAATAAACTTTCAAATTTACTGCAATTTGCCTATTTTACTACAATTTGCCTATTAATATTCTTAAAATTttcctacaatgtacctattattaTTCAAATTTGGTACATATTATTAACTTATaattatttgttagattaaggacctgtccgaaatgttgtgtgttagtgatgttaaaaacatcaatgttatatactcacaaacccaatgcaccttcttgcactagtatataaataaatgaaaaataaaaaggacatatggtttaaatatatatctatttatttacaagaatattttatttacaatatttacaagaatattttatttacaatatttacaagaaaattttatttacaagaatattttatttacaatatttacaagaatattttatttacaatatTTACAAGAATAAATATTTTGATTTTAATCCTGTAATGAAATCATATCCTAAACTAACTAATCAGtataatgaacaaatctacaatggCCGTAATAAGGATTTGAACCTacacacgggatgttcccagaagcgccttagtcaactgtaccaccacatggtcaaaagaatgagtcacaataatgtggctgaagtagttcgtcacaatcgacttgagaatggtccaggacggaccgaaatgtcgtcgtcccttcaccttctagtgattTTATACTTTTCAAACTAGATCATCCATATTATTCCAGTATACATAAGAAAAATCACTATATTCCAACTTCttcatttgcattggaataattaatacataatcTAGCTTAACCTAGCTAACAGCCAATATCTATATATCTaagtgaacaaattgtttacTGTGGCCAATCATATCCATttcctagtaagcattcataacatACTAGTAACAGTTCTGTCAAAAAACACAGTACTCAGTACAAACCACAGCACAGTACAATCTTATTTCACACACATTGAACacacgttgcttctgggagtatgggttcgagtcacttctggggtgtgagttttcattcgcatatagtcctggggaccattcaggcttgttcgcatttgtgttcctcacgtgtgccccaaagaatgaggtgatttggtgaaatgctatgcccaagattaccatccgagttgccgtcggggaagtggctcaaatagcctcggctatcacttccttttgacggccgtgatggccgTCAaaaggattaaggcgccctgtatggattaaggcgccctgtagttaccagttgcgttgcttctgggagtatgggttcgagtcacttctggggtgtgagttttcattcatatttatatatatatatatatatatatatatatatatatatatatatatatatatatatatatatatatattttccagcacttcgccctgatggcatcaccatatactcatggaaggagggtagacagttggtgtgggactacacatgtgtatccaccctggctgacacctatgtacacttcggagctgatcaagcaggtggggcggccaaccacagggaaacagcaaaatcactcaagtacaggcgactggaaggtcaatacctctttgttcccatagcgtctgagacgcatggcccctggggcaagagtgccttgggatttctcaaggaattggggtccaagctcattgacgtcaccagagacccaagggcttccagttttttatttcagcgtctcagtgtggcgatccagaggggaaatgcttgctgcgtcctcggttcctgtccagaagcggaggagcttcaagagatccataacctttaggcatttgtcttgtatgttttgtaacctttaaatacacaataaaggaa
The sequence above is a segment of the Procambarus clarkii isolate CNS0578487 chromosome 44, FALCON_Pclarkii_2.0, whole genome shotgun sequence genome. Coding sequences within it:
- the LOC138350222 gene encoding zinc finger protein 497-like, with translation MSTSYKDYEDVIDIFTQLDNLSKESDVSVTTHPLHEETEEQGARMLRYIGETSAVCPKESGQEFTLLKPVEDTGEKLEDSSSVTTYPLHEETEEQGASMLRYIGETSAVCPKESGQEFTLLKPVEDTGEKLEDSSSVTTYPVHEETEEQGASMLRNIGETSAVCPKESGQEFTLLKPVEDSGEKSEVSPKYGEGSTVLRRRRAVHSGEKSEVSPKYGEGSTVLRRRKAVHSGEKSEVSPKYGEGSPLPKKRRAVRSGVKPTLCDRYPGEKSEVFPKSGQEFPLLKTVEQGRLGHTGEKLEACPESGERSTLLKKQMVADRPSCYQCGKTFSDRSGLNKHMLVHTGVKSHVCEECGKKFLRNDYLQQHLMAHSGDKHFLCKHCGKRFCRLGNLNDHMMGHNGTRPHMCHVCDKLFSRPDYLKDHMVVHMI